The following are encoded in a window of Naumovozyma castellii chromosome 8, complete genome genomic DNA:
- the MAK11 gene encoding Mak11p (ancestral locus Anc_2.663), with product MAKNQFRIIVGSYEHNILCLSLDLSLKTPLFTPIFHFQAHALSVKCLDVSKRYLVSGSNDEHIRIYDLQKRKELGTLLAHQGSITNLKFSKSKTENGDGEGSNNKWLLSASEDNKIIIWRVKDWENFGTLKGHIARINDVDIHPSNRVAISVSEDHSIRLWNLMTVKKAAVLKLRNYSQNGQFVRWIGNGDYFAVALLNKVLIYKTAAAKVHCEIDMNKKTIMHLETETLDGKIYICVAMSDGNIHFYPTEGLLTEEPKVEEPEFSLLGHSNRVKDFKFYKNDFGTYMVSIGSDGRVVVWDMEKKDELAVYDCGERLNCLAVVDETVEKYETMKKRDSESADLGEQSEVESDTEELKKVMFGNKNKKSKKGKKNKKKKVSIELE from the coding sequence ATGGCTAAAAATCAATTTAGAATCATTGTAGGTTCATATGAACAcaatattctttgtttATCCTTGGATTTGTCTTTGAAAACACCATTATTTACACccattttccattttcaagCACATGCCCTAAGTGTGAAATGTCTTGATGTTTCTAAGAGATATTTAGTATCTGGGTCCAACGATGAACATATTAGAATTTATGACTTAcagaagagaaaagaattgGGCACACTATTGGCCCACCAAGGATCCATTaccaatttgaaattttccaagagTAAAACTGAGAATGGAGATGGTGAAGGAAGTAATAACAAATGGCTACTGTCTGCTTCAGAGGATAATAAGATTATCATTTGGAGGGTCAAAGATTGGGAGAATTTTGGTACTTTGAAGGGTCACATAGCAAGAATTAATGATGTGGATATTCATCCTTCCAATAGAGTTGCCATAAGTGTTAGTGAAGATCACTCTATCCGTCTATGGAACTTAATGACAGTGAAAAAAGCCGCTGTTTTGAAGCTAAGAAACTATTCCCAAAATGGTCAATTTGTTAGATGGATTGGTAATGGTGATTATTTTGCCGTGGCATTACTCAATAAAGTCCTAATTTATAAAACGGCTGCCGCTAAGGTGCATTGTGAAATTGATATGAATAAAAAAACTATAATGCACTTAGAAACTGAGACATTGGATGGAAAAATATACATATGTGTAGCTATGAGCGATGGTAACATACATTTCTATCCAACCGAAGGTTTACTTACTGAAGAACCTAAGGTGGAAGAACCagaattttctttattagGGCATTCTAATCGTGTCAAGGATTTTAAATTCTACAAAAATGATTTTGGTACATACATGGTTTCCATTGGCTCTGATGGTAGAGTTGTCGTTTGGGATATGGAGAAGAAAGACGAGTTGGCAGTTTATGATTGTGGTGAAAGATTGAACTGTCTAGCCGTAGTAGATGAAACTGTAGAGAAATACGAGACcatgaagaagagagatTCAGAGAGTGCTGATTTGGGCGAACAAAGTGAGGTAGAAAGTGACACagaagaattaaagaaggtCATGTTTGgtaataagaataaaaagTCCAAGAAAGGtaagaagaataagaagaagaaggtttcTATCGAGCTGGAATGA